The following is a genomic window from Bosea sp. RAC05.
AGCCGCCATTCCCGGCCAATGTGGGCTTGTATGGCTGCCCGACCACGGTGAACAACGTCGAGTCGATCGCGGTGGCACCGACCATCCTGCGCCGTGGCGCGAGCTGGTTCTCCTCGCTCGGCAACCCCAACAATGTCGGCACCAAGCTGTTCTGCATCTCGGGCCATGTGAACAAGCCCTGCAATGTCGAGGAGGTGATGGGCATCCCCTTCCGCGAGCTGATCGACCGCCATTGCGGCGGCGTCCGCGGCGGCTGGGACAACCTCAAGGCCGTCATTCCCGGTGGCTCCTCGGTGCGCATGGTTCCCGCCGAGCAGATCATCGACACGCCGATGGATTTCGACTCGCTCTCCAAGCTGAAATCGGGCCTCGGCACCGCGGCCGTGATCGTCATGGACAAGTCCACCGATGTGATCCGCGCCATCGCCCGCCTCAGCCATTTCTACAAGCATGAGAGCTGCGGCCAGTGCACGCCCTGCCGCGAGGGCACGGGCTGGATGTGGCGCGTCATGGAGCGCATGGTCGAGGGCCGCGCCCAGAAGCGCGAGATCGACATGCTGCTCGACGTCACCAAGCAGATCGAAGGCCACACCATCTGCGCGCTGGGCGACGCCGCGGCCTGGCCGATCCAGGGCCTGATCGCGCATTTCCGTCACGAGATCGAGCAGCGCATCGACGACTATGCCGCCAACCCGCACAGCGAGCCCGTGCGCATGATGGCGGCGGAGTGAGACAATGACCAAACTCCTCATCGACGGCATCGAGGTCGACGTTCCGGCCGAATACACGCTCCTTCAGGCCTGCGAGGCGGCGGGTGCCGAGGTGCCGCGCTTCTGCTTCCATGAGCGGCTCTCGATTGCCGGCAACTGCCGCATGTGCCTCGTCGAGGTGAAGGGCGGCCCG
Proteins encoded in this region:
- the nuoF gene encoding NADH-quinone oxidoreductase subunit NuoF, yielding MLADRDRIFTNLYGLHDLSLKGAMARGAWDGTKFLLEQGQDWIIDEMKKSGLRGRGGAGFPTGLKWSFMPKKNDGRPHYLVVNADESEPGTCKDREIMRNDPHTLVEGCLIASFAMGAHAAYIYIRGEYIREREALQRAVDEAYEAKLIGKDNVHGYPFDLYVHHGAGAYICGEETALLESLEGKKGMPRMKPPFPANVGLYGCPTTVNNVESIAVAPTILRRGASWFSSLGNPNNVGTKLFCISGHVNKPCNVEEVMGIPFRELIDRHCGGVRGGWDNLKAVIPGGSSVRMVPAEQIIDTPMDFDSLSKLKSGLGTAAVIVMDKSTDVIRAIARLSHFYKHESCGQCTPCREGTGWMWRVMERMVEGRAQKREIDMLLDVTKQIEGHTICALGDAAAWPIQGLIAHFRHEIEQRIDDYAANPHSEPVRMMAAE